The following coding sequences are from one Triticum aestivum cultivar Chinese Spring chromosome 5A, IWGSC CS RefSeq v2.1, whole genome shotgun sequence window:
- the LOC123104400 gene encoding RNA polymerase II transcriptional coactivator KELP isoform X1, with protein sequence MGLKGNKRFGGRGGGGQPPAKRQAAGKDGPAEETDDGIVVAQISKNKRVAVRSWNGKVMVDMREFYEKDGKSLPTRKVEDTEGQHRSYRRGHQGEHLIGKAAKEILLGKVSLICCLSMLVV encoded by the exons ATGGGGCTCAAGGGGAACAAGCgcttcggcggccgcggcggcggcggccagccgCCGGCCAAGCGCCAGGCGGCCGGGAAGGACGGCCCCGCCGAGGAAACCGACGACGGCATCGTCGTCGCGCAG ATATCGAAGAACAAGAGGGTGGCTGTGAGGAGCTGGAACGGCAAGGTGATGGTCGACATGCGCGAGTTCTACGAAAAGGACGGCAAGAGCCTCCCGACCCGCAAAG TGGAAGATACTGAGGGACAACATCGAAGCTATAGACGAGGCcatcaaggagaacacttgatcggAAAAGCGGCTAAGGAGATATTGCTGGGCAAAGTTTCGCTCATTTGCTGCTTAAGTATGCTGGTAGTCTAG
- the LOC123104399 gene encoding pentatricopeptide repeat-containing protein At1g05750, chloroplastic, translating to MAWWPFAAAPRRLRRLAAVAFFSAAPSHGCPLHAELARRGAPAAASLALYSRIRAATPPTPYTFSLLLAALASSASGGCTRLAAPVAHAHALKCGALAHPVVTNSLLKLYCALGLLPHARRVFDDSGAALDAASWNTMVSGYGKSGDLAAAREVFGRMPGRNLVSWSSMVDALVRAAEFDEALRVFDRMMGEGFKPDVVVLVSVLKACAHLGAVERGRWVHRYMETEGFAGTQRNVMAETALVDMYCKCGCMEEAWRAFDSVRCRDVVLWNSMIGGLAMNGHGKRALELFQRMHEKGFVPNQSTFVAALCACTHTGRLDEGRKIFQSMRQHGIEPQREHYGCLADLLGRAGRVEEAEAVLLDMPMEPHASQWGALMSSCRMHNDITVGERVGKRLIELEPQHGGRYAVLFNLYAVNGRWEDARAIRQMMVDKGAKKELGFSFME from the coding sequence ATGGCGTGGTGGCCGTTCgctgccgcgccccgccgcctccgcagACTCGCTGCCGTCGCCTTCTTCTCCGCAGCGCCCTCCCACGGCTGCCCGCTCCACGCCGAGCTCGCGCGCCGCGGCGCCCCCGCGGCCGCCTCGCTCGCCCTCTATTCCCGCatccgcgccgccacgccgcccaccccctacaccttctccctcctcctcgccgccctcgccTCGTCCGCCTCCGGCGGTTGCACCCGCCTGGCCGCGCCCGTCGCCCACGCGCACGCGCTCAAGTGCGGCGCGCTCGCGCACCCCGTCGTCACCAACTCCCTCCTCAAGCTCTACTGCGCCCTCGGCCTCCTGCCCCACGCGCGCAGGGTGTTCGACGACTCGGGCGCCGCTCTGGACGCCGCCTCCTGGAACACCATGGTGTCCGGCTACGGCAAGAGCGGCGACCTGGCAGCGGCGCGGGAGGTGTTCGGCAGAATGCCCGGGCGGAACCTGGTGTCCTGGAGCTCCATGGTCGACGCGCTTGTGCGTGCGGCGGAGTTTGACGAGGCGCTGCGGGTGTTTGATCGGATGATGGGGGAGGGTTTCAAGCCGGATGTGGTGGTGCTGGTGAGCGTGCTCAAGGCATGCGCTCATCTTGGTGCCGTCGAGAGGGGTCGGTGGGTCCATCGGTATATGGAAACAGAGGGGTTTGCAGGGACGCAGAGGAATGTCATGGCCGAGACCGCCCTGGTGGACATGTACTGCAAGTGCGGGTGCATGGAGGAGGCGTGGCGTGCTTTTGACTCTGTTCGCTGCCGTGACGTCGTGCTGTGGAATTCGATGATCGGGGGGCTTGCGATGAATGGCCATGGCAAGCGTGCTCTTGAATTGTTCCAAAGGATGCACGAAAAAGGTTTTGTGCCAAATCAGTCAACCTTTGTTGCTGCTTTGTGCGCGTGCACCCACACAGGTCGTCTGGACGAAGGGAGGAAAATTTTCCAGTCGATGCGGCAGCACGGGATCGAGCCACAGAGAGAGCACTATGGGTGCCTAGCTGATCTCCTTGGGCGTGCAGGACGCGTTGAGGAGGCTGAGGCTGTCTTGTTGGATATGCCAATGGAGCCACATGCGTCGCAATGGGGTGCGCTGATGTCGTCATGCCGGATGCATAATGATATTACTGTCGGCGAACGGGTTGGGAAGCGGCTCATTGAGCTAGAGCCACAACATGGTGGTCGTTATGCTGTTCTCTTCAACTTGTATGCAGTCAATGGTCGATGGGAAGATGCAAGAGCCATTCGGCAGATGATGGTGGACAAGGGAGCGAAGAAAGAGCTGGGTTTCAGCTTCATGGAGTGA
- the LOC123104400 gene encoding RNA polymerase II transcriptional coactivator KIWI isoform X2 produces MGLKGNKRFGGRGGGGQPPAKRQAAGKDGPAEETDDGIVVAQISKNKRVAVRSWNGKVMVDMREFYEKDGKSLPTRKGISLSMDQWKILRDNIEAIDEAIKENT; encoded by the exons ATGGGGCTCAAGGGGAACAAGCgcttcggcggccgcggcggcggcggccagccgCCGGCCAAGCGCCAGGCGGCCGGGAAGGACGGCCCCGCCGAGGAAACCGACGACGGCATCGTCGTCGCGCAG ATATCGAAGAACAAGAGGGTGGCTGTGAGGAGCTGGAACGGCAAGGTGATGGTCGACATGCGCGAGTTCTACGAAAAGGACGGCAAGAGCCTCCCGACCCGCAAAG GTATATCGCTTTCAATGGATCAG TGGAAGATACTGAGGGACAACATCGAAGCTATAGACGAGGCcatcaaggagaacacttga